A single genomic interval of Gammaproteobacteria bacterium harbors:
- a CDS encoding TonB-dependent receptor translates to MKKRSILTSSMFAAASLSLLAPALPSAALAQSAGLEEIVVTAQKREESLQDTPISIVALGPAQLENLGISDINDLGSNIPNLQITPHSNSGAIPRIFIRGVGNFDDQITQDPSVAVYMDGVYVGRNQGMGVEVADIERIEVLRGPQGILYGRNATGGAINFITRAPELEQWGFSQQLTFGRRDEFRSRTMLNVPVGDTFAARLFYLDSSKDGFVRNTANGEDTYGGEDRDAQRIDLLFRPNDAVDIRYAFDRSKLEDSPFYLAGTTPGVAPQRPSTSHDGNQLIKPSDITTMGHQVTINWQLHDGLTLRSITAYRDLDSYVYQDYLSGTGRPNTPLFIDNDVDQDQWSQELQLLGSALDGRLEYLLGAYYFEEQGDGQISTWLPNFGIRQYSDTDTENKAAAVFGQGTYTPVQLDQRLHITLGARWSKDDRQAELERYNQLLVFNNPGDFTDVSPGFILPASVQNGAGDQDFDHVSPALTVTWDLNDSANIYAKVVEGYKTGGFNIRASTIAFFENGFDPETLISYEAGIKSQWLDNRLRANLAVFRAEYDDIQINAQSDISDPSKSDVLNAGKATINGAELELSAMVAEGLVLSLQYGYLDAGYDKIIDGLGQNVTNNFAFINAPENSYTLDATYDIARTCIGQLIANLNYTWQDDKYSSVSTNFGEYTIDDYGLLNARLTLDEIPGLSKGYVKAAIWGKNITDEEYSFINAPGFGTYRAWGEPRSYGLDLTYQF, encoded by the coding sequence ATGAAAAAACGATCCATCCTCACATCCTCCATGTTCGCGGCGGCTTCGTTATCGCTGCTCGCGCCCGCACTGCCTTCAGCAGCGCTGGCGCAATCGGCCGGGCTGGAGGAAATCGTGGTGACGGCACAGAAGCGCGAGGAGTCGCTGCAGGATACACCGATCTCCATTGTGGCCCTGGGCCCCGCGCAACTCGAGAATCTCGGCATCAGCGATATCAATGACCTGGGCAGCAATATTCCAAACCTGCAGATAACGCCTCATTCCAACAGCGGCGCCATACCACGCATCTTCATCCGCGGAGTCGGCAATTTCGATGATCAGATCACCCAGGATCCCAGTGTTGCGGTATACATGGATGGCGTTTACGTCGGACGCAACCAGGGGATGGGCGTGGAAGTCGCCGATATCGAGCGCATCGAGGTGTTGCGTGGCCCACAGGGCATCCTCTATGGACGCAACGCGACCGGCGGCGCAATCAACTTCATTACCAGGGCGCCGGAACTCGAACAGTGGGGCTTCAGCCAGCAACTGACCTTTGGCCGCCGCGACGAGTTTCGTTCACGCACCATGCTCAACGTTCCGGTGGGCGACACCTTTGCGGCACGGCTGTTCTACCTGGACTCCAGCAAAGATGGTTTCGTCAGGAATACGGCCAACGGTGAGGATACCTACGGAGGCGAGGACCGGGATGCGCAGCGCATCGACCTGCTTTTCAGGCCCAATGACGCTGTCGATATTCGCTATGCATTCGATCGCTCGAAGCTCGAGGACTCCCCCTTCTACCTGGCGGGAACGACTCCGGGTGTCGCACCGCAAAGGCCCAGCACCAGCCATGATGGCAATCAGCTGATCAAACCGAGTGATATAACGACGATGGGCCACCAGGTCACCATCAACTGGCAGTTGCACGACGGGCTCACACTGCGCTCCATCACCGCTTACCGTGACCTCGACAGCTACGTCTATCAGGATTACCTGTCCGGTACCGGCCGACCCAACACGCCGTTATTCATCGACAACGATGTCGACCAGGACCAGTGGAGCCAGGAACTGCAGCTGCTGGGTAGCGCGCTGGACGGACGCCTCGAATACCTACTGGGAGCGTATTATTTCGAGGAGCAGGGCGACGGCCAGATCTCCACCTGGCTGCCGAATTTCGGTATCCGCCAGTACTCCGACACCGACACGGAAAACAAGGCGGCAGCGGTATTTGGCCAGGGCACCTACACACCGGTTCAGCTCGACCAGCGCCTGCATATCACGCTCGGTGCACGCTGGTCCAAGGACGACCGCCAGGCAGAATTGGAGCGCTACAACCAGCTGCTGGTATTCAACAACCCCGGTGATTTCACCGATGTCAGCCCGGGCTTCATCCTGCCGGCCAGTGTCCAGAACGGTGCAGGTGATCAGGATTTCGACCACGTCAGCCCGGCGCTGACGGTGACCTGGGATCTGAACGACAGCGCCAATATCTACGCCAAGGTGGTCGAGGGCTACAAGACCGGCGGCTTCAACATCCGCGCATCGACCATCGCCTTCTTCGAGAACGGCTTTGACCCGGAGACGCTGATTTCATATGAGGCGGGCATCAAGTCCCAGTGGCTCGACAACCGCCTGCGCGCCAATCTCGCGGTATTCCGGGCCGAGTACGATGATATCCAGATCAACGCCCAGTCCGACATCAGCGATCCCAGCAAGTCGGATGTACTGAACGCCGGAAAGGCCACCATCAATGGCGCCGAGCTGGAGTTGAGCGCCATGGTCGCCGAGGGGCTGGTGCTGTCATTGCAGTACGGCTATCTCGATGCCGGCTACGACAAGATCATCGACGGGTTGGGACAAAACGTGACCAACAATTTCGCCTTCATAAACGCACCGGAAAACAGCTACACACTCGATGCGACCTACGATATTGCAAGAACCTGCATCGGGCAGCTCATCGCCAACCTGAACTACACGTGGCAGGATGACAAATACAGCTCGGTCTCAACCAACTTCGGTGAATATACGATCGACGATTATGGCCTGCTCAACGCGCGACTCACGCTCGATGAGATTCCCGGGCTCAGTAAAGGCTACGTGAAGGCAGCGATCTGGGGCAAAAACATCACCGATGAGGAGTACTCTTTCATCAATGCTCCCGGCTTTGGCACCTATCGGGCGTGGGGCGAACCGCGCAGTTACGGCCTGGATCTGACCTATCAATTCTGA
- a CDS encoding SDR family NAD(P)-dependent oxidoreductase — MPTVHASAEQAVANSPVWLITGCSSGLGRHIARAALARGMRVVVTARDVHQLDDFVHDYPANALALELDVTDARQIAQVVAESEHRCGGIDVLVNNAGYGYLAAIEEGEEHEVRSLFETNFFGALNMCRAVLPGMRARGRGRVINMSSQAGLMANAGTGYYSCSKYALEALSEALGKELKPFGIHVTAVAPGPFRTDWAGRSLRQTTAPLTAYMATVGERREFVARTDGTQPGDPARAAEAVLALAASEDPPAQLLLGRMVLESYRAKLLQVNAMLDAWESVTLGADFPPDS, encoded by the coding sequence ATGCCGACCGTGCACGCATCCGCGGAGCAAGCCGTGGCGAATTCCCCGGTCTGGCTGATCACCGGCTGCTCCAGCGGTCTCGGTCGGCATATCGCGCGGGCTGCGCTGGCGCGCGGCATGCGTGTCGTGGTGACGGCGCGCGATGTGCACCAACTCGACGATTTTGTGCACGATTATCCGGCTAATGCACTGGCGCTCGAACTGGACGTAACCGATGCGCGGCAGATTGCCCAGGTGGTCGCCGAATCCGAGCACCGGTGCGGGGGCATCGACGTACTGGTGAACAATGCCGGCTACGGATATCTCGCCGCCATCGAAGAGGGCGAGGAGCACGAGGTGCGCAGCCTGTTCGAGACGAATTTCTTCGGTGCGTTGAACATGTGCAGGGCGGTACTGCCGGGCATGCGCGCACGTGGACGCGGGCGCGTGATCAACATGTCCTCGCAGGCCGGGCTGATGGCGAACGCCGGCACCGGTTACTACAGTTGCAGCAAGTATGCGCTGGAAGCCCTGAGCGAGGCGCTGGGCAAGGAGCTGAAACCTTTCGGGATACACGTGACCGCGGTCGCGCCGGGGCCGTTCCGCACCGATTGGGCGGGGCGCTCGCTGCGCCAGACCACCGCTCCGCTCACGGCCTATATGGCAACGGTGGGTGAGCGGCGCGAATTCGTGGCGCGGACAGACGGCACCCAGCCGGGCGACCCCGCGCGCGCCGCCGAGGCCGTGCTCGCTCTCGCGGCGAGTGAAGATCCACCGGCGCAACTGCTGCTCGGACGCATGGTGCTCGAGAGTTACCGCGCCAAGCTGCTGCAGGTGAACGCCATGCTGGATGCGTGGGAGAGCGTGACGCTCGGTGCGGATTTTCCCCCGGATTCCTGA
- a CDS encoding DUF3604 domain-containing protein, which produces MRGLPLVLPYFATLLLAACGQESPPASVAPTEPVSEAAAPIAETAATIAPQAVAPAARQALYGDLHIHTALSADAFSTGTRTLPDDAYRYAKGEAIAHGAGFNVQLKRPLDFAAVTDHSEYLGSMREFLNPASPLSRLPLAKLFASSDPVDAFKALMQIADDASHDGSLDKLLNLPEVNRAAWQQVIAAAERHNEPGRFTTLIGYEWTSTPDEINLHRNVIFRGSAVPEMPFSRLDSDKPEDLWRFLDEQRAKGIDAMAIPHNSNASDGMMWARTDSWGQPVDAAWARQRSLNEPIAEIVQIKGQSETHPLLSSEDEFANYEIWNTRMSGAKIPRASKPEGSYVRDALKTGLVLGASLGVNPFDFGVIGSSDTHNSASPIEEDNYHGKLTLLDGTAQMRADRFARSAEARAAGRITTYSAAGLAAVWADANTREAIYDALRRKESFATSGTRISLRFFAGWDLAPGLTQAPDFVAQAYAAGVAMGSHLPTASSPPAAPHFAALATKDPLGANLDRVQIIKGWLDAAGEAHEKIFDVAWAGERMIDALSGKLPPVGSTVDVTNASYTNTIGAAELAADWQDPEFDPAARAFYYVRVLEIPTPRWSTYDAVKLGTAPQQPAETQERAWSSPIWYTPAGSLPGS; this is translated from the coding sequence ATGCGAGGACTGCCACTGGTTTTGCCGTATTTCGCAACGCTGTTGCTGGCAGCCTGCGGGCAGGAAAGCCCGCCCGCAAGCGTCGCGCCGACGGAGCCGGTTTCCGAAGCCGCAGCACCGATAGCGGAGACGGCCGCAACGATTGCACCGCAAGCCGTCGCACCAGCGGCACGCCAGGCGCTCTACGGCGATCTGCACATCCACACCGCGCTGTCGGCGGATGCGTTCAGCACCGGCACGCGCACACTACCGGACGATGCCTATCGTTATGCCAAGGGAGAAGCGATAGCGCATGGCGCCGGTTTTAACGTGCAGCTGAAACGTCCGCTGGATTTTGCGGCAGTGACCGATCACTCGGAATACCTGGGCTCGATGCGCGAGTTCCTGAACCCCGCGAGTCCGTTGTCGCGGCTTCCACTGGCGAAGCTTTTCGCCAGCTCCGATCCGGTTGATGCCTTCAAGGCGTTGATGCAGATCGCGGACGACGCTTCGCACGATGGCAGCCTGGACAAGCTACTGAATCTGCCCGAGGTAAACCGCGCGGCTTGGCAGCAGGTCATCGCGGCCGCCGAGCGTCATAACGAGCCGGGCCGTTTCACCACGCTGATCGGCTATGAGTGGACCAGCACGCCGGACGAGATCAACCTGCACCGCAACGTGATCTTCCGCGGTTCGGCAGTACCGGAAATGCCCTTTTCGCGCCTTGACTCCGACAAGCCCGAGGACCTGTGGCGCTTTCTCGACGAGCAGCGCGCGAAGGGCATCGATGCCATGGCGATCCCGCACAACTCGAATGCCAGCGACGGCATGATGTGGGCGCGCACGGATTCATGGGGCCAGCCGGTGGATGCGGCCTGGGCACGCCAGCGCAGCCTCAACGAGCCGATAGCCGAGATCGTGCAGATCAAGGGACAGTCCGAGACGCACCCGCTGCTCTCGAGTGAGGACGAGTTCGCGAATTACGAGATATGGAACACGCGGATGTCGGGCGCGAAGATCCCGCGCGCCTCGAAGCCGGAGGGCAGCTATGTACGCGACGCGCTGAAGACCGGCCTCGTGCTCGGCGCCAGTCTCGGTGTAAATCCCTTTGACTTCGGCGTGATCGGTTCCAGCGATACTCACAACTCCGCGTCGCCGATCGAGGAGGACAACTACCACGGCAAGCTCACGCTGCTGGACGGCACCGCGCAAATGCGCGCGGACCGCTTCGCGCGCAGCGCCGAGGCCAGGGCGGCCGGGCGCATCACCACGTACAGCGCCGCCGGGCTCGCGGCGGTGTGGGCCGATGCCAATACGCGCGAGGCGATCTACGACGCGCTGCGGCGCAAGGAAAGTTTTGCGACCTCCGGCACGCGCATCAGCCTGCGTTTCTTCGCTGGCTGGGACCTGGCACCCGGGCTCACGCAGGCGCCGGATTTCGTCGCGCAGGCCTATGCAGCAGGCGTCGCGATGGGCTCGCACCTGCCAACGGCATCGAGCCCGCCCGCGGCGCCGCACTTCGCGGCGCTGGCGACGAAGGATCCGCTGGGTGCGAATCTGGACCGGGTGCAGATCATCAAGGGCTGGCTGGATGCCGCTGGCGAGGCACACGAGAAGATCTTTGATGTGGCGTGGGCCGGTGAGCGCATGATCGATGCGCTGAGCGGCAAGCTGCCGCCGGTGGGTTCGACCGTGGATGTGACAAACGCAAGCTACACCAACACCATCGGCGCGGCCGAGCTCGCCGCCGACTGGCAGGACCCGGAGTTCGATCCCGCCGCGCGTGCGTTCTACTACGTGCGCGTGCTGGAGATCCCGACCCCGCGCTGGTCGACCTACGATGCCGTGAAGCTCGGAACCGCGCCGCAGCAGCCCGCCGAGACCCAGGAACGCGCGTGGTCGTCCCCGATCTGGTACACGCCCGCCGGGTCGCTGCCCGGTTCCTGA
- a CDS encoding class I SAM-dependent methyltransferase, with amino-acid sequence MANNDQQIEHWNGEAGQRWAEHDSALEKTLAPVTAALLSKVTVHQDIQVLDIGCGCGNQSVALARHIGPRGHLTGIDVSAPMLAQARARTARPDSTRAGLSFVQADAAIHDFGDARFDLLFSRFGVMFFADPLAAFRNLHRACAPRARMLFCCWQSSTLNDWIRLPMQAALRHVPAPPAPDPDAPGPFAFADRARVTTLLQDAGFSDIDLQPLQLDLCFAEAPTLAEAVAMLLQVGPVGTLLAAHDDATRARAHEDICSALGHHYSNGKLLLPGAIWLVTGTRGQA; translated from the coding sequence ATGGCTAACAACGATCAACAGATCGAACACTGGAATGGCGAAGCCGGACAGCGCTGGGCGGAACACGACAGCGCGCTGGAAAAGACGCTGGCACCAGTCACCGCAGCCCTGCTCTCGAAGGTGACAGTGCATCAGGACATACAGGTGCTCGATATCGGCTGCGGCTGTGGCAACCAGAGCGTGGCGCTGGCGCGCCATATCGGTCCGCGCGGACACCTGACCGGTATCGATGTCTCGGCACCGATGCTGGCGCAGGCCAGGGCCAGAACGGCACGGCCCGACAGCACGCGTGCCGGGCTGTCGTTCGTGCAGGCGGACGCCGCAATCCATGATTTCGGCGATGCCCGCTTCGATCTGCTGTTCTCGCGTTTCGGCGTGATGTTCTTCGCCGATCCGCTGGCGGCGTTTCGCAACCTGCACCGCGCCTGTGCGCCGCGGGCCCGGATGCTGTTCTGCTGCTGGCAGTCGAGCACGCTGAACGACTGGATCAGGCTACCCATGCAGGCCGCACTGCGCCATGTTCCGGCGCCGCCAGCCCCGGATCCCGACGCCCCCGGCCCGTTTGCGTTCGCCGATCGCGCACGTGTAACAACGTTGCTCCAGGATGCCGGGTTCAGCGATATCGATCTGCAGCCCCTGCAGCTCGATCTGTGTTTCGCCGAAGCGCCAACGCTGGCCGAGGCCGTGGCAATGCTGCTGCAGGTGGGCCCGGTCGGAACCCTGCTCGCTGCCCACGACGATGCCACCCGCGCCCGTGCCCACGAGGACATCTGCAGCGCGCTCGGACACCATTACAGCAATGGCAAACTGCTGCTGCCTGGTGCGATCTGGCTGGTCACCGGAACCAGGGGGCAGGCCTGA
- a CDS encoding BNR domain-containing protein codes for MGVFSPPLAALAGRLLVLAVTLVSVHAVADVRYAPVVPRARQSLLIDIAAAGRRLVAVGERGHVLYSDDNGLGWVQARVPATSMLTAVFFIDERRGWAVGHDGMILATTDRGETWALQRDGLAAQAALNRSDIELARQRLAALGPEAGEEEREAAQFDLEDVTERAEEPLFAPPLMDVWFGDAEHGIAVGAFGAWLDTFDGGRSWQDGRSRIDNPDENHFYAIAAADDRRLLVVGEAGIVLRSQDAGASWQALDSAHKGTLFGALALPGTATVYAYGLQGGVLLSRDFGEHWSALRSRTEVVLAGAALDEAGELLLVGNVGTILKAHGNQLGIPFSAPRRANLSAVIEAPDGTFVAVGQGGAQRLEQALGDE; via the coding sequence ATGGGCGTGTTTTCGCCGCCACTGGCCGCATTGGCCGGCCGGCTGCTTGTCTTGGCCGTCACTCTGGTGAGCGTGCACGCTGTTGCGGATGTGCGCTATGCCCCTGTCGTTCCGCGCGCGCGGCAAAGTCTGCTGATCGATATCGCGGCCGCGGGCAGGCGCCTGGTGGCCGTCGGCGAGCGCGGTCATGTGCTGTATTCCGATGACAATGGGCTCGGTTGGGTCCAGGCCCGTGTTCCCGCCACCTCGATGCTGACCGCGGTGTTCTTCATCGACGAGCGCAGGGGCTGGGCCGTGGGTCATGACGGCATGATCCTCGCGACCACCGACCGGGGCGAAACCTGGGCCTTGCAGCGTGATGGTCTCGCAGCCCAGGCGGCGCTGAACCGCTCGGACATCGAGTTGGCCAGGCAGCGCCTCGCGGCGCTCGGTCCGGAGGCGGGCGAAGAGGAGCGCGAGGCAGCGCAGTTCGATCTGGAAGACGTCACCGAGCGTGCAGAAGAGCCGTTGTTCGCACCGCCACTGATGGATGTGTGGTTTGGCGATGCCGAGCACGGCATCGCCGTTGGCGCGTTCGGTGCCTGGCTCGATACCTTCGACGGCGGCCGCAGCTGGCAGGATGGTCGCTCGCGCATCGACAATCCCGATGAAAATCATTTTTATGCCATTGCCGCCGCCGATGACCGGCGCTTGCTGGTGGTTGGCGAGGCCGGCATCGTGCTGCGCTCGCAGGACGCGGGCGCCAGCTGGCAGGCGCTGGATTCCGCTCATAAAGGAACCTTGTTCGGCGCGCTGGCCCTGCCCGGCACCGCGACCGTGTATGCCTATGGATTGCAGGGCGGCGTGCTGCTGTCGCGGGATTTTGGCGAGCACTGGAGCGCGCTGCGATCGCGTACCGAAGTGGTGCTGGCCGGTGCCGCGCTGGATGAGGCAGGGGAACTGTTGCTGGTCGGCAACGTGGGCACGATTCTGAAGGCGCACGGCAATCAACTGGGTATCCCGTTCAGCGCACCGCGGCGCGCCAACCTGAGCGCCGTGATCGAAGCCCCGGACGGCACTTTCGTGGCGGTCGGGCAGGGTGGTGCGCAACGGCTCGAGCAGGCGCTCGGCGATGAATGA
- a CDS encoding RND family transporter, translating to METDPSRNQDLMARREERFIERMVFGHRPALVLVFALLSLFFAVQTAKLRPDASFEKMIPVEHPFIKAMLGHLAELGASGTTIQIAVENSEGDIFDAGYLAVLRQITDEVFYIEGVDRNQLKSLWTPNVRWTEVTESGFEGGVVMPDTYDGSAASLEALRQNLLRSGQVGRLVADNFRSSIVEAPIFDRDPISGRALDYQAFSSELEHKIRDRFEQGNIRVRITGFAKIVGDLLEGVTAIFLFAVITVTVTAVLLFCYTRCLAATIAPLGCSMIAVIWQLGLLSTLGYGLNAYSILIPFLVFAIGVSHGVQVVNAVGVETSAGRSRLMAAKFAFRGLYIAGMAALLSDAVGFLTMMLIDIEVIQDLGVAASVGVAVILLTNLVLLPVLMSYLGICLRGRQHIEKRQQADPVLWRLLARCATPRVATLALLVAALGYTVGLVGGRDLRIGDLDPGAPELRPDSRYNIDSRFINDNYATSSDVLVVMVETRPDSCYLYPNLERIDRFTWSMENVPGVESAISLATVARQVMMGFNEGSLKWAELSRNQRALDTTFGMVPPQLVNADCSLAPVALFLEDHKAETLATVVREVKAFAKDNDSDDIRFVLAAGNAGVEAATNEEIAKAQTQILILVYTVVAALVFLSFRSFTAVICIMVPLGLTSVLCNALMAWLGIGVKVATLPVIALGVGVGVDYAIYIYNRLQGFLQRGMNLEQAYFSTLCTTGAAVSLTGVALAIGVATWIWSPIKFQADMGVLLTFMFLLNMLGALWLLPALACHLIKPEKTQVPA from the coding sequence ATGGAGACGGATCCATCACGCAACCAGGATCTGATGGCGCGCCGCGAGGAGCGTTTCATCGAGCGGATGGTCTTCGGGCATCGTCCGGCGCTGGTGCTGGTATTTGCACTGCTCAGCCTGTTTTTCGCGGTGCAGACCGCAAAACTGCGTCCCGACGCGAGTTTCGAGAAGATGATCCCGGTCGAGCATCCGTTCATCAAGGCGATGCTCGGGCACCTCGCGGAACTTGGCGCTTCCGGCACCACGATACAGATCGCGGTGGAGAATTCCGAGGGCGATATCTTCGATGCCGGGTATCTCGCGGTGCTGCGCCAGATCACCGATGAGGTGTTCTATATCGAAGGAGTGGACCGCAACCAGCTGAAGTCGCTGTGGACACCGAACGTACGCTGGACCGAGGTGACCGAGTCCGGTTTCGAAGGTGGCGTGGTGATGCCCGATACCTATGACGGCTCGGCCGCGAGTCTCGAGGCGCTGCGGCAGAACCTGTTGCGCTCGGGCCAGGTCGGGCGCCTGGTGGCCGACAACTTCCGCTCCAGCATCGTCGAGGCACCGATCTTCGATCGCGATCCGATCAGCGGGCGCGCCCTCGATTATCAGGCATTCTCGAGCGAGCTCGAGCACAAGATCCGCGATCGCTTCGAGCAGGGAAACATCCGCGTGCGCATCACCGGGTTTGCCAAGATCGTCGGCGATCTGCTCGAGGGCGTGACGGCGATTTTCCTGTTCGCGGTGATCACCGTGACCGTCACCGCGGTGCTGCTGTTCTGCTACACCCGTTGCCTGGCGGCGACGATCGCGCCGCTCGGCTGTTCGATGATTGCGGTGATCTGGCAACTGGGGCTGCTCTCCACCCTGGGTTACGGACTCAATGCCTATTCGATACTCATTCCGTTCCTGGTGTTCGCGATCGGTGTGAGTCACGGAGTGCAGGTGGTGAACGCGGTGGGTGTCGAGACCAGCGCCGGCAGGTCGCGGCTGATGGCGGCCAAATTTGCATTCCGCGGCTTGTATATCGCGGGAATGGCGGCGCTGCTCTCGGATGCGGTCGGGTTCCTGACCATGATGTTGATCGATATCGAGGTGATCCAGGATCTTGGTGTCGCGGCCAGTGTCGGTGTGGCCGTCATCCTGCTCACCAACCTGGTGCTGTTGCCGGTGCTGATGTCGTATCTCGGTATCTGCCTGCGCGGTCGTCAGCATATCGAAAAGCGTCAGCAAGCCGATCCGGTTCTCTGGCGTTTGCTGGCACGCTGCGCGACGCCGCGTGTTGCCACGCTGGCGCTGCTGGTCGCGGCGCTGGGCTACACCGTCGGACTGGTTGGCGGTCGCGATCTGCGTATCGGAGACCTGGATCCCGGTGCGCCGGAACTCCGTCCCGATTCGCGCTACAACATCGACAGCCGTTTCATAAACGATAACTACGCCACCAGTTCCGATGTGCTCGTGGTCATGGTCGAGACCCGGCCCGACAGCTGTTACCTCTATCCGAATCTCGAACGCATAGACCGCTTCACCTGGAGCATGGAGAACGTGCCGGGGGTGGAATCGGCGATTTCGCTCGCGACGGTTGCGCGCCAGGTGATGATGGGTTTCAACGAGGGCAGCCTCAAGTGGGCCGAACTCAGTCGCAATCAGCGCGCGCTCGACACCACCTTCGGGATGGTGCCGCCGCAACTGGTGAACGCGGATTGCAGCCTGGCTCCGGTGGCGCTGTTTCTGGAAGATCACAAGGCCGAGACGCTCGCCACCGTGGTGCGCGAAGTAAAGGCATTTGCCAAGGACAATGACAGCGACGATATCCGTTTCGTGCTCGCTGCCGGCAATGCCGGTGTGGAGGCGGCTACCAACGAGGAGATTGCCAAGGCGCAAACGCAGATCCTGATACTCGTCTACACCGTGGTCGCGGCGCTGGTGTTCCTGAGTTTCCGCTCGTTTACCGCGGTGATCTGCATCATGGTGCCGCTCGGCCTGACCTCGGTATTGTGCAATGCGCTGATGGCGTGGCTGGGTATCGGCGTCAAGGTCGCGACGCTGCCGGTGATCGCGCTCGGGGTCGGCGTCGGCGTGGATTATGCGATCTACATCTACAACCGGCTGCAGGGTTTTCTGCAGCGGGGGATGAATCTCGAGCAAGCCTATTTTTCGACGCTGTGCACGACCGGTGCCGCGGTGAGCCTCACCGGGGTGGCGCTGGCGATCGGCGTCGCCACCTGGATCTGGTCGCCGATCAAGTTCCAGGCCGATATGGGCGTGCTGCTGACCTTCATGTTCCTGCTGAATATGCTCGGCGCACTGTGGTTGCTGCCCGCGCTCGCCTGTCATCTGATCAAACCGGAGAAGACGCAGGTGCCGGCATAG
- a CDS encoding DUF1302 domain-containing protein, translating into MKHRLMRRILAGAALLYCAGSGQAMTFEWDSGLSMDLDTSLTYGAQWRVEDPQNSLLRRPDPAWGLAEKLAFLSDTDTVIAQNMDDGNNNFDTGLVSSRMSVLSDLELNYGDFGVLVRAKAFYDQVYQDRHTDMDAIGYQTYNDRPDTRIGDFPAATEDDHGSDLAILDAYVYGSFDIGERLLDLRLGRQVINWGEATFFPGINGMQNRFDAGAANVPGTEVKEILLPTGAVYGQIDISSSLTLQSYYQYEWKRTRLNGVGSFFSQQDYMGVGAESYYLGALDLVGLDPFVPRLATDDASDQGQWGSALRLSLESGAEIGFYYVRAHNKSPAFELTRIAFAGQELPVSYRIHYVEDIDTYGLSFSTLLGDMQVNGELSLRQGVPMADQAGDPREDDLLQAQIGFTAVFEPSALWDDLTIVGEVVGVQDQGRSNDEVRYDSAAWGYALRADFAYKNVIQAVDLNVPVFLMHTAHGTVRESNMVDDAVVLSVGLRGTYLDTLMAELSYATYFGGGFDNWGIDRDNVALTLKYSF; encoded by the coding sequence ATGAAACACCGATTGATGCGCCGGATTCTGGCGGGCGCCGCGCTGCTGTACTGCGCGGGGTCGGGGCAGGCAATGACATTCGAGTGGGATTCGGGTCTGTCGATGGATCTCGATACCTCGCTTACCTATGGCGCGCAGTGGCGCGTCGAGGATCCGCAGAACAGCCTGCTGCGTCGGCCGGATCCGGCGTGGGGACTTGCCGAGAAACTCGCGTTTCTGAGCGATACGGATACCGTGATCGCGCAGAACATGGATGACGGCAACAACAACTTCGATACCGGGCTTGTTTCCAGCCGGATGTCGGTGCTGTCCGATCTCGAGCTCAATTATGGTGACTTCGGCGTACTGGTGCGTGCCAAGGCATTCTATGACCAGGTCTACCAGGACCGTCACACCGATATGGACGCGATCGGATACCAGACCTACAACGACCGACCCGACACCCGGATCGGCGATTTTCCCGCCGCTACCGAGGACGATCATGGCTCCGATCTGGCGATACTCGATGCCTATGTTTATGGCAGCTTCGATATCGGTGAACGATTGCTCGACCTGCGCCTGGGGCGTCAGGTCATCAACTGGGGCGAGGCGACGTTTTTTCCCGGCATCAATGGCATGCAGAACCGCTTCGACGCTGGCGCGGCGAATGTGCCGGGTACCGAGGTCAAGGAAATCCTGCTGCCCACCGGTGCCGTTTACGGGCAGATCGATATCAGTTCCAGCCTCACCCTGCAGAGCTATTACCAGTACGAATGGAAGCGTACCCGGCTCAACGGCGTGGGCAGTTTTTTCAGCCAGCAGGATTATATGGGGGTTGGTGCCGAGAGTTATTATCTCGGCGCGCTCGACCTGGTCGGTCTCGATCCGTTCGTGCCGCGACTGGCGACCGATGACGCCAGCGATCAGGGTCAATGGGGCAGCGCGTTGCGCCTGAGCCTCGAGTCCGGCGCGGAGATCGGTTTTTACTACGTCCGCGCGCACAACAAGTCGCCGGCTTTCGAGCTGACGCGAATTGCGTTTGCCGGGCAGGAGTTGCCGGTGAGCTATCGCATTCACTATGTCGAGGATATCGATACCTATGGTCTGAGTTTCTCGACATTGCTCGGCGATATGCAGGTCAATGGCGAGCTGTCGCTGCGCCAGGGGGTGCCGATGGCCGATCAGGCCGGCGACCCGCGCGAGGACGATTTGCTGCAGGCCCAGATCGGATTCACCGCGGTGTTCGAGCCCTCGGCGCTTTGGGACGATCTCACGATAGTGGGCGAAGTGGTCGGAGTGCAGGACCAGGGACGCAGCAACGACGAAGTCAGGTACGATTCGGCGGCGTGGGGCTACGCGCTGCGTGCCGATTTTGCCTACAAGAACGTGATTCAGGCGGTCGATCTGAATGTGCCGGTGTTCCTGATGCACACGGCGCACGGAACCGTGCGCGAGTCGAACATGGTCGACGACGCGGTGGTGCTGAGCGTCGGGCTGCGCGGCACCTATCTCGATACCCTGATGGCCGAGCTCAGCTATGCCACGTATTTCGGTGGTGGTTTCGATAACTGGGGTATCGATCGCGACAACGTCGCGTTGACCCTCAAGTACAGCTTCTGA